In a genomic window of Gigantopelta aegis isolate Gae_Host chromosome 9, Gae_host_genome, whole genome shotgun sequence:
- the LOC121380964 gene encoding uncharacterized protein DDB_G0271670-like → SNSSSNSSSNSSSNSSSSSNNSSGSSSSSNSSSSSSSSSSSNSTSSNSSSRSSSNSSSNSSSNSSSSSNNSSSNNSSNSSYGSSSSCSSSSSSSSSSSSSSSSSSSSSSSSNSSSSSSNSTSSNSSSRSSSNSSSNSSSNSSSSSNSSSSCSSSSSSSSSSSSNSNSSSSNSSNSNTSCSSSSSSSSSSSSSSSSSSSSCSCSCSCSTSNSSSSSSSSSSSSSSSNSSSSSSNSSNSTSSNSSSSSSRSSSSNSSSNSSSNSSSSSNNIGRNSSSSSSSSCCCCCNSNSSSSNSSSSSCSSSGSNSSSNSSSSSSSCNSSSSSSSSRNSSSSNSSSNSSSSNSSSSSSSSNSSSNSSSSSSRNSNSSRSSSNNSSSSGGSGRGSSSSSSSS, encoded by the exons agtaatagtagtagtaatagtagtagtaatagtagtagtaatagtagcagtagtagtaataata gtagcggtagtagtagtagtagtaatagtagtagtagtagtagtagtagtagtagtagtaatagtaccagtagtaatagtagtagtagaagtagtagtaatagtagtagtaatagtagtagtaatagtagcagcagtagtaa taatagcagcagcaacaatagcagcaacagtagttatggtagtagtagtagttgtagtagcagtagtagtagtagtagtagtagtagtagtagtagtagtagtagtagtagtagtagtagtagtagtaatagtagtagtagtagtagtaatagtaccagtagtaatagtagtagtagaagtagtagtaatagtagtagtaatagtagtagtaatagtagcagtagtagtaata gtagtagtagttgtagtagcagtagtagtagtagtagtagtagtagtagtaatagtaatagtagtagtagtaatagtagtaatagtaatactagttgtagtagtagcagcagcagcagtagtagtagtagtagtagtagtagtagtagtagtagtagttgtagttgtagttgtagttgtagcaccagtaatagtagtagtagcagcagtagtagtagtagtagtagtagtagtagtaatagtagtagcagtagtagtaatagtagtaatagtaccagtagtaatagtagtagtagtagtagtagaagtagtagtagtaatagtagtagtaatagtagtagtaatagtagcagtagtagtaataatattggtagaaatagtagtagtagtagtagtagtagttgttgttgttgttgtaatagtaatagtagtagtagtaatagtagtagtagcagttgcagtagtagtggtagtaatagcagcagcaatagcagcagtagtagtagtagttgtaatagcagcagcagcagtagtagtagtcgtaatagtagtagtagtaatagtagtagtaatagtagtagtagtaatagtagtagtagtagtagtagtagtaatagtagtagtaatagtagtagtagtagtagtcgtaatagtaatagtagtcgtagcagcagcaacaatagcagcagcagtggtGGTAGCGGTAgaggtagcagtagcagtagcagtagcagt